A stretch of Pyrenophora tritici-repentis strain M4 chromosome 7, whole genome shotgun sequence DNA encodes these proteins:
- a CDS encoding Fungal-trans multi-domain protein — protein sequence MSRPSSVPSHSGPPPSYSPYPVHHASASRPEIVAPSLHARPRDSTGSQNNAQQLPSLRTLLEPELLDKKSTEPPLRPGATQLPYGHCGRYESSSPTLKRRHEYDGYVQGYPEHNAIASQTPYHHRQALSTNATPSTTSKPGSGFGVGRIELQRRPSFAHPSQHDTTGDGHRHPSSTSETAGTLTSYSSQPELGFDPSRPVRMRRLDGPSRAPIRSSRCVGQRDIPGEGLCYVYEDGTYCRAIIDGEAVNPSWGITKAGKPRKRLAQACLTCREKKIKCEPGFPKCHQCAKSQRVCRGGINQNNASGETSPSNSGQLFKTSSSELLSPAASLDKNKAPGELRNSSKKVDTWNAGTPFRHQKFRPNTLTNARDMSVQSYDSDWSGSANDQDDPGRGSYSDQLALQWEQDPFETDSRLTIQLLNLYFLNAGRATYGMFPRRPFLAWVETNRDKHQDHLMILYSVLAMGSLFSNDPDKRALGKRFASVASYAAEKRFGKFSLQLCQTRLMLALYYFARGKSQEAWDYCGSALRALSALKLNTEEGVRELVNSNADLDYGFDRWTYEECCRRTFWSGLLMDRYNGFFGGTLFVINLEDAFVRLPCPDNMYEASTPCDAPFFDDELLSGRPVHSPPLGHMAYLCLISALWGEVLTCTGRAVRRPDVGYERHYDAFYARIYEKLEAWHSILPDNLRYSPQNLDNSILEGYAGTFLSLHALYHAAIIRLNRHVRAHALPTDKIRRNLEQSLRMASSFMSIMLSLATVNRQQRLPATVASEFMFSTPFPGYALMLSIDVLTSAGTVSTLPSLIETLSTTLTCIDELASFWASAKSQQKAVSNRIRQLTDIAAQDRQGTRNGTYGNFWRISNSLETAFGNDDALYKAEDQLLFGVVGQLTGQ from the exons ATGAGTCGCCCGTCCAGCGTCCCATCACACTCCGGCCCTCCACCTTCCTACAGCCCTTATCCGGTGCATCATGCATCAGCCTCCCGACCAGAAATTGTTGCTCCCAGCCTACACGCTCGTCCCCGGGATTCAACCGGTAGTCAAAATAACGCACAGCAATTACCGAGCCTGCGTACACTCCTGGAGCCAGAATTGCTCGACAAAAAGTCGACAGAGCCGCCCTTGAGACCAGGGGCTACTCAGCTGCCTTACGGCCATTGCGGGCGCTACGAGTCGTCTAGTCCGACATTAAAGAGGCGGCATGAATATGATGGTTACGTCCAAGGCTATCCTGAGCACAATGCCATCGCTTCTCAAACACCGTACCACCACCGACAGGCCCTCTCCACAAACGCCACCCCGTCCACTACATCAAAACCAGGCTCCGGGTTTGGCGTCGGCCGAATAGAGCTCCAGCGGCGGCCAAGTTTCGCGCATCCATCTCAGCATGACACGACAGGTGATGGACATCGGCATCCTTCATCGACGTCCGAAACAGCGGGAACACTCACCTCTTATTCGAGTCAACCAGAACTAGGATTTGATCCAAGTAGACCTGTTCGGATGAGACGCTTGGATGGTCCTTCTCGCGCGCCAATACGATCGTCGCGGTGTGTTGGCCAACGCGACATACCAGGAGAGGGTCTTTGTTACGTCTATGAGGATGGCACCTACTGTCGAGCCATAATAGATGGGGAGGCGGTTAATCCTTCGTGGGGCATTACAAAGGCCGGCAAACCTCGTAAGCGTCTTGCGCAAGCTTGTTTGACTTGTCGAGAGAAGAAAATCAAGTGTGAGCCTGGGTTTCCCAAATGCCACCAATGCGCAAAGTCACAGAGGGTGTGCAGAGG TGGAATCAACCAAAACAATGCGTCCGGAGAGACGTCCCCATCAAACTCCGGTCAGCTATTTAaaacttcttcttcggaACTGCTTAGCCCAGCAGCAAGCTTGGATAAGAATAAAGCTCCAGGAGAGCTTCGTAATTCATCAAAGAAAGTCGATACCTGGAACGCTGGTACACCCTTTCGACATCAGAAATTCCGTCCCAATACGCTTACAAACGCAAGAGATATGTCGGTGCAATCATACGATTCCGATTGGAGTGGATCCGCCAACGATCAGGATGATCCAGGGCGGGGCTCATACTCTGACCAGCTTGCCCTCCAGTGGGAGCAGGATCCCTTCGAAACCGATTCCAGGCTTACCATACAACTACTGAATCTCTATTTTCTTAATGCGGGCCGCGCAACATACGGCATGTTTCCTCGCAGACCTTTCCTGGCGTGGGTGGAGACCAACCGCGACAAGCACCAAGACCATCTGATGATCCTCTACTCCGTCCTTGCAATGGGCTCATTGTTCTCGAATGATCCAGATAAAAGAGCACTGGGAAAACGATTCGCTTCTGTTGCCTCATATGCTGCAGAGAAGCGCTTTGGCAAATTCAGTCTGCAGTTGTGCCAGACTCGATTGATGCTTGCGTTGTACTACTTCGCCCGCGGTAAATCGCAAGAAGCATGGGACTATTGTGGGTCTGCCCTACGAGCACTCAGCGCCCTGAAACTCAATACGGAAGAGGGTGTCAGAGAGTTGGTTAACAGCAATGCCGACCTGGACTATGGGTTCGACCGTTGGACCTACGAGGAATGCTGTCGTCGTACTTTCTGGTCTGGACTACTAATGGAT CGATACAACGGCTTCTTTGGAGGAACCCTCTTTGTGATTAACTTGGAAGATGCATTTGTCCGTCTCCCGTGTCCGGACAACATGTATGAGGCCTCGACACCCTGCGATGCACCCTTCTTTGATGATGAACTTCTGAGCGGAAGGCCCGTTCACAGTCCTCCTTTGGGCCACATGGCATATCTATGTTTGATATCAGCATTGTGGGGAGAGGTATTGACCTGTACTGGCCGAGCTGTACGTCGGCCTGATGTTGGATACGAGCGACACTACGATGCATTCTACGCGAGGATCTACGAGAAACTGGAAGCATGGCACTCTATACTACCGGACAACCTTCGCTACAGCCCACAAAATCTCGATAACAGTATCCTCGAAGGCTACGCCGGTACCTTTTTGTCATTACACGCTCTGTACCACGCCGCGATAATTCGGCTTAACCGGCATGTCAGAGCACATGCATTGCCGACGGACAAAATACGCCGAAACCTGGAGCAATCTTTACGAATGGCGTCCAGCTTCATGTCGATCATGCTCTCTTTAGCTACAGTCAACCGCCAACAACGCCTCCCAGCTACCGTCGCGTCAGAGTTCATGTTCTCAACACCATTTCCCGGCTATGCGCTCATGCTCTCGATCGATGTCCTCACCTCTGCCGGCACCGTCTCAACATTACCGAGCCTGATAGAGACTCTGAGCACTACTCTTACGTGTATCGACGAATTGGCAAGTTTCTGGGCTTCGGCCAAGTCGCAACAGAAGGCGGTGTCGAATCGCATTAGGCAGCTCACGGATATCGCCGCGCAAGACAGGCAGGGCACCAGAAATGGAACTTATGGCAATTTCTGGAGAATCAGCAACAGTCTCGAAACGGCGTTTGGAAACGACGATGCGCTGTATAAGGCCGAGGACCAATTATTGTTCGGCGTTGTTGGTCAGCTTACGGGACAGTAG
- a CDS encoding UBA-TS-N domain containing protein, giving the protein MDDLAGLDWSQPAKKTANTPAALPPFRQSPTPQLSGRSTPLSTLSIQQSGAGTSSSSTQPFKPLSKPATPANDSFAALVSSNKPKASANNLSLQERQKQIQEEKAREEAERRKQWDTTFGGADSKHWDTLGGGGTAIAPEPAIVAPRPSNNPFTNLGLSKTINKPFAGLDTSSRRPEVNSPNEADLLAAFNSAAPVDSSSYFPKPSQTSGRSTPAYSANVSRGNTPLPQPSSNNNALLDDDDDMFGLKQMSQKATAPAPPPPTNEADDDILGLLGKPVSEFQQREEPTPVAEEEPESRRRPEPGPQNAHDKAVAELVDMGFPAEKSAIALATTDSGLDVQAAVGWLLNQAHAEAKQKTQSRSQDRTLDDPEEFDDRPRRGSSRTNARESSRESRAARPAWMKDDDARSRSGQRRNEGQSQEKDVTQMASEIGNNLFKSANSLWKTGRKQVQKAMADFQHEGDSNMPKWMRDAQAAEAAPRSSRQQRAEQSATDEAMMLEAGARPTKPSRTSDMRQQAEPLPVRQRREEEVGRNGRPDRMSSQSPSQRQQPQSLDKRPATRLTRQEVEEQTPQAYVSPARRKKTTPQPQPQVDLFAPEPTPPKQSTQSNNPFLQATSAPKARTPARTPSPPRPKAPPRRVPPVSSSALSSSSADRQRGSEAFKRGDYSAAHAAYSSALSPLPQSHPVTIIVLCNRAVTNIKVGDPKAAIADADAALAIIGVSRGEGEKIATGGVEGEKDMKEFYGKALMRKAEALENMEKWAEAHAVWKEAVQNGVGGAISISGRNRCEKAASGGSNSSAAAPKRPPPVRKPAPPKVSALSDLGGGSSLANDSEAVKRMKAANAAAERADDEKFALTDQVDAKLIAWKGTKADNLRALLGSLDKVLWEDAGWKKVNMGDLVMPNKVKIIYMKAIAKVHPDKISQAATTEQKMISAAVFATLNEAWDKFKADNNL; this is encoded by the exons ATGGATGACCTAGCTGGCCTCGACTGGTCGCAGCCCGCCAAAAAGACAGCCAACACCCCCGCGGCCTTACCACCATTCCGCCAGAGCCCCACGCCTCAGCTCTCTGGACGCTCCACGCCGCTCTCTACGCTATCTATCCAGCAATCAGGCGCGGGGACGAGCTCCAGTAGTACTCAGCCTTTCAAGCCGCTCTCGAAACCAGCGACGCCCGCAAATGACAGCTTCGCTGCCCTCGTGTCCTCCAACAAGCCCAAAGCGTCAGCAAACAATCTCTCACTTCAGGAACGACAAAAGCAGATACAGGAGGAGAAGGCAAGGGAAGAGGCGGAGAGAAGGAAGCAATGGGATACCACCTTCGGAGGTGCCGATTCTAAGCATTGGGATACATTAGGCGGCGGGGGTACCGCTATCGCACCTGAGCCAGCAATTGTTGCGCCGCGTCCATCGAACAACCCATTTACGAACCTGGGCCTCTCCAAAACCATCAACAAGCCATTCGCAGGTCTCGACACTAGCTCACGGCGTCCCGAAGTCAACTCACCCAATGAGGCTGATCTCCTCGCAGCCTTCAACTCAGCAGCGCCTGTAGACAGCTCGAGTTACTTCCCAAAACCGTCGCAAACGAGCGGCCGAAGCACGCCGGCATATAGCGCGAATGTCTCCCGCGGCAATACCCCGCTACCACAACCCTCTTCCAACAACAATGCGCTTCTggacgatgatgatgacaTGTTTGGTCTCAAGCAAATGTCACAAAAGGCTACTGCGCCCGCACCACCACCTCCGACCAACGAGGCCGATGATGATATACTAGGGTTACTAGGGAAGCCTGTGTCTGAGTTTCAGCAGAGGGAGGAGCCTACACCAGTGGCTGAGGAGGAGCCAGAGTCTCGACGACGACCGGAGCCAGGCCCCCAAAACGCCCATGACAAGGCTGTTGCTGAACTGGTAGATATGGGCTTCCCAGCTGAAAAGTCTGCGATTGCGCTCGCTACAACGGACTCAGGACTAGATGTTCAGGCCGCAGTGGGGTGGCTGTTGAACCAAGCACACGCCGAAGCCAAACAGAAGACACAGTCGCGGAGTCAGGACAGGACACTTGATGATCCCGAAGAATTCGACGACCGCCCTCGACGGGGAAGCAGCAGAACTAATGCGCGAGAATCTTCAAGAGAATCTCGTGCCGCGAGACCAGCGTGGATGAAAGACGACGATGCGCGAAGCCGGTCTGGCCAACGTAGGAACGAAGGCCAATCACAAGAGAAGGATGTAACACAGATGGCTTCTGAGATTGGTAACAACCTCTTCAAATCTGCAAACTCGCTATGGAAGACCGGTCGCAAGCAAGTACAAAAGGCAATGGCCGACTTCCAGCACGAGGGTGACTCCAACATGCCCAAGTGGATGCGAGATGCTCAAGCTGCAGAAGCCGCCCCTCGTTCAAGTAGACAGCAAAGGGCTGAGCAGTCAGCTACGGATGAAGCTATGATGCTGGAAGCTGGAGCTCGTCCTACCAAACCATCTCGAACGAGCGACATGCGCCAACAGGCTGAACCGCTACCCGTGCGACAACGGAGAGAGGAAGAAGTCGGACGAAACGGCCGCCCAGACCGCATGTCATCGCAATCGCCATCACAACGACAACAACCCCAGAGTTTGGACAAGCGACCAGCCACGCGACTGACACGCCAGGAAGTAGAAGAACAAACCCCTCAAGCATATGTGAGCCCAGCACGCCGTAAGAAGACTACACCGCAGCCGCAACCACAGGTGGATCTTTTTGCTCCAGAACCGACTCCACCAAAGCAATCTACCCAGTCTAACAACCCCTTTCTTCAAGCTACCTCAGCCCCGAAAGCTCGAACTCCAGCTCGTACACCAAGTCCACCAAGACCCAAAGCACCACCACGACGGGTTCCTCCGGTATCATCCTCCGCTCTCAGTTCATCTTCAGCTGACCGGCAAAGAGGATCAGAAGCGTTCAAGCGTGGAGACTACTCGGCTGCCCATGCTGCCTACTCTTCTGCTCTCAGTCCTCTTCCACAGTCACATCCCGTGACCATTATCGTGCTCTGCAACCGCGCAGTCACAAACATCAAAGTTGGTGACCCGAAAGCCGCTATCGCCGATGCAGATGCAGCATTAGCCATCATTGGCGTGTCACGCGGAGAGGGTGAGAAGATTGCCACGGGCGGCGTTGAAGGCGAAAAGGACATGAAGGAATTCTACGGCAAAGCCCTCATGCGCAAAGCCGAAGCCCTCGAAAACATGGAGAAGTGGGCAGAAGCACACGCCGTATGGAAAGAAGCAGTACAAAATGGTGTCGGTGGCGCGATCTCTATCTCAGGCCGCAACCGCTGTGAGAAAGCCGCAAGCGGTGGCAGCAACTCCTCCGCCGCAGCACCAAAACGTCCACCACCAGTCCGCAAGCCCGCTCCTCCCAAGGTCTCGGCCCTGTCTGATCTAGGTGGTGGAAGCAGCCTTGCAAACGACTCCGAGGCAGTCAAACGAATGAAGGCTGCCAACGCCGCTGCCGAACGAGCAGACGATGAGAAGTTTGCTCTCACTGACCAGGTTGACGCCAAGCTCATTGCGTGGAAGGGTACAAAGGCTGATAACCTGCGTGCCTTGCTCGGTAGCTTGGACAAGGTACTCTGGGAGGACGCCGGGTGGAAGAAGGTCAACATGGGAGATTTGGTCATGCCGAACAAGGTCAAGATTATCTACATGAAGGCTATTGCCAAGGTGCATCCTGATAAG ATATCCCAGGCAGCAACGACGGAGCAGAAGATGATTAGTGCAGCTGTCTTTGCGACGCTGAATGAGGCATGGGATAAGTTCAAGGCGGATAATAACTTGTAG
- a CDS encoding DUF1688 domain containing protein produces the protein MRLFSRKGSKPQVSPNGSQPNSSNGSLRSPGPTPNGSRPTSFPDVPLPKAPDPTLDPAGYLRSIYAVRERSKLVLEKAKKNQLKHFTVDMSKFGDVASFVVSIIKRDYAPDYASIPPHGRWQHFDVGGRPRIDQLMASWPSTVDNQERTRRLLDLFLVSVLLDAGAGTKWQYKSKESGKIYRRSEGLAVASLEMFKAGAFSSDPREPFQVDSAGLKKLDVTTVARGLQVTPTNPIDGLEGRTCLLLRLAEALQNTEVFGLEARPGNMLDYLLSHPTTQASSVPIIPVPTLWNTLMESLTPIWPASRTQIDGVPMGDAWPCSVMPSHPTHPWENIVPFHKLTQWMTYSLMVPMTRLLHVHFAGAELLTGLPEYRNGGLFIDVGLLTLKPEDAKRGLAQYQRNAEQKGQPSMEVVPMFTADDDVIVEWRAVTVGLLDDLLVDVNQLLRLSGSEKLSLAQMLEAGSWKGGREIAEVSRPNTKEPPIMILSDGTVF, from the exons ATGCGTCTCTTCAGTCGCAAGGGCTCAAAGCCCCAGGTTTCACCCAACGGTAGCCAGCCAAACAGCTCCAATGGCTCCTTGCGCTCTCCTGGACCCACGCCAAACGGATCCCGCCCCACGAGCTTTCCAGATGTGCCTCTGCCAAAGGCCCCAGACCCAACGCTGGACCCCGCCGGCTACTTGCGCAGCATCTACGCCGTGCGCGAGCGCTCCAAGCTCGTGCTGGAAAAGGCAAAGAAGAATCAGCTCAAGCACTTTACCGTAGACATGTCCAAGTTTGGCGATGTCGCCAGCTTCGTAGTGTCGATAATCAAG CGCGACTATGCGCCCGACTACGCCTCAATCCCTCCCCACGGCCGGTGGCAGCACTTTGACGTCGGTGGCCGGCCGCGCATCGACCAGCTCATGGCGTCATGGCCATCTACGGTGGATAACCAAGAGCGCACGCGCCGCCTCCTCGACCTTTTCTTGGTTTCGGTTCTCCTTGACGCTGGCGCGGGGACCAAATGGCAATACAAGAGCAAGGAGTCCGGCAAAATCTACCGCCGCAGCGAGGGTCTTGCCGTAGCCAGTCTGGAAATGTTCAAGGCCGGCGCCTTCAGCAGCGACCCACGGGAACCCTTCCAGGTCGACAGTGCGGGGCTGAAGAAGCTGGATGTCACAACAGTAGCGCGAGGCCTGCAAGTCACTCCAACGAACCCAATTGACGGCCTCGAAGGTCGCACATGTCTGTTACTCCGTCTCGCAGAAGCACTCCAAAATACAGAGGTCTTTGGCCTAGAAGCGCGGCCCGGAAACATGCTTG ACTACCTCCTCTCGCATCCGACCACACAAGCTTCATCCGTCCCAATCATTCCTGTTCCCACACTCTGGAATACCCTCATGGAAAGCCTAACCCCCATTTGGCCAGCATCAAGAACTCAAATTGACGGCGTACCTATGGGGGACGCATGGCCGTGTTCTGTCATGCCATCGCATCCAACACATCCATGGGAGAACATTGTTCCCTTCCACAAACTCACTCAATGGATGACATACTCACTCATGGTCCCAATGACTAGGCTACTCCACGTTCACTTTGCCGGTGCCGAACTCCTCACTGGCCTTCCAGAATACCGAAACGGTGGACTCTTCATCGACGTAGGCCTCTTGACACTCAAACCCGAAGACGCAAAACGTGGCCTCGCACAATATCAACGCAATGCCGAACAAAAAGGACAACCGAGCATGGAAGTCGTCCCCATGTTCACTGCCGACGACGACGTAATTGTCGAGTGGCGCGCTGTCACCGTGGGCCTCCTCGACGACCTTTTGGTTGACGTAAATCAATTACTCCGCTTGAGCGGGTCGGAGAAACTCAGTCTGGCGCAAATGCTCGAGGCCGGTAGTTGGAAG GGCGGTCGAGAAATTGCCGAAGTGTCGCGGCCCAACACCAAAGAACCGCCGATCATGATCCTCTCGGACGGCACTGTTTTCTAA